The following are from one region of the Magnetococcus sp. PR-3 genome:
- a CDS encoding XRE family transcriptional regulator — MVSNLAGMRIRQLRSQRKLTQQALADMAEIPRATLATVEKDDANPSLAVVYKIASALGMSIDQLLVTEEERIQVVPAQEMRWIESADGRYRAVVVSPGNALHFFQQIFVLQPGAQYEGRPHPPGSEEYLHILEGELELELAGECKKLVPGDSGRFGGNVFHMYRNPGKQPVRCLVTILEAPGK, encoded by the coding sequence ATGGTCAGTAATCTAGCCGGCATGCGCATTCGTCAATTACGTTCGCAACGTAAGCTTACCCAGCAAGCTTTGGCTGATATGGCAGAGATTCCTCGTGCCACTTTGGCCACGGTTGAAAAAGACGACGCAAATCCTTCTCTTGCTGTGGTGTATAAAATTGCCAGTGCGTTGGGTATGAGTATTGATCAGCTCCTGGTTACGGAAGAGGAGCGCATTCAAGTTGTGCCTGCACAGGAGATGCGTTGGATCGAGTCAGCGGACGGTCGTTATCGAGCTGTGGTGGTCTCTCCAGGTAATGCACTGCACTTTTTTCAGCAGATATTCGTTCTGCAGCCAGGGGCGCAGTATGAAGGACGGCCTCATCCACCGGGTAGTGAAGAGTACCTTCATATCCTTGAGGGTGAATTAGAGCTTGAGTTGGCTGGTGAGTGTAAAAAATTGGTCCCTGGAGATAGTGGTCGGTTTGGTGGAAATGTCTTTCATATGTACCGTAACCCAGGAAAGCAACCCGTGCGTTGTCTGGTTACTATATTAGAAGCCCCTGGAAAATAG
- a CDS encoding YifB family Mg chelatase-like AAA ATPase, translated as MLARVHSIALEGVSARPVEVEVDLSNGLPSLNMVGLPEGAVREAKDRVRAALKNGGWQIPAKRITINLAPANLPKSGSLYDLPMAMGLLASMGGVDGEALKQTLLLGELALDGRVKPVPGCMPAALLAREAGYTQLIVPADNAQEAALVLGVTVIPVENLAQLVAHLRGEQPLSAYYVEQDPLSDVRHEQASIDFSEIKGQAHAKRALEIVAAGGHNILMSGPPGSGKSMLARALISILPPLTVDEMLEVSAVYSVSGRLDPNQPWVAHRPFRSPHHTASSVALVGGGGNPKPGEVSLAHHGVLFLDELPEYKRNVLEALREPLETGDVTISRASRSAHFPARFQLVCACNPCPCGHLGDGQNRCACRPDEIQRYQGRLSGPLLDRIDLHLEVPAVDWETLTEGEGGEGSDLVRRRVLGARQLQLTRNGAGNINAVLTGRQLEFLAPLDEACRMLLSNAAKRLGFSARAYHRIQRLARTIADLEGEKQILPQHLAEAIQYRVTMKDRAANR; from the coding sequence ATGTTAGCGCGGGTACATAGCATCGCCTTAGAAGGGGTGTCTGCCCGGCCTGTTGAGGTAGAGGTGGACCTCTCTAATGGTTTGCCTTCCTTAAATATGGTGGGTTTGCCTGAAGGCGCTGTGCGTGAAGCCAAAGATCGCGTGCGTGCGGCGTTAAAAAATGGTGGTTGGCAGATCCCCGCCAAGCGCATCACCATTAACTTGGCCCCCGCAAATTTGCCCAAAAGTGGTTCGCTGTACGATCTGCCCATGGCTATGGGGTTGCTGGCCTCGATGGGAGGGGTGGATGGGGAAGCACTCAAACAGACTCTGTTGTTGGGAGAGCTTGCGCTGGATGGGCGGGTTAAACCGGTTCCGGGTTGTATGCCTGCAGCCCTTCTCGCCAGAGAGGCAGGTTATACACAGCTAATTGTACCTGCTGATAATGCGCAAGAGGCAGCGCTTGTGCTGGGGGTTACTGTTATTCCGGTGGAAAATCTGGCCCAGTTGGTTGCCCATCTTCGGGGAGAGCAGCCGCTTTCTGCCTATTACGTGGAACAAGACCCGTTGTCCGATGTACGCCATGAGCAGGCATCCATTGATTTTTCAGAAATTAAAGGTCAGGCGCATGCCAAACGGGCATTAGAAATTGTGGCGGCTGGCGGTCACAATATCTTAATGAGTGGTCCGCCTGGATCTGGTAAGTCCATGCTTGCGCGGGCCTTGATCTCCATATTGCCGCCATTGACGGTTGATGAAATGTTGGAGGTCTCTGCGGTCTATTCGGTATCAGGTCGCTTAGATCCCAATCAACCTTGGGTGGCGCATCGTCCTTTTCGGTCCCCCCATCACACGGCTTCATCGGTAGCGCTGGTTGGTGGAGGGGGGAACCCTAAGCCAGGAGAGGTGAGTTTAGCGCATCACGGTGTTCTGTTTTTGGATGAGTTGCCGGAGTATAAGCGAAATGTGCTAGAGGCGCTAAGAGAGCCTCTGGAGACAGGGGATGTCACCATTTCACGGGCTAGCCGTTCTGCGCACTTTCCTGCGCGTTTCCAGTTGGTCTGTGCGTGTAATCCCTGTCCGTGTGGCCACCTCGGGGATGGTCAAAACCGGTGTGCCTGTCGACCGGATGAAATTCAACGCTATCAAGGGCGGCTGTCTGGTCCGTTGTTGGATCGAATTGATCTACACTTGGAGGTGCCGGCAGTGGATTGGGAGACGCTTACAGAAGGGGAGGGGGGGGAAGGGTCGGATCTGGTCCGTCGTCGTGTGCTGGGGGCGCGTCAGCTTCAGTTAACGCGCAATGGGGCGGGAAATATCAATGCGGTTTTAACCGGTAGGCAGCTGGAATTCTTGGCGCCTCTGGATGAAGCGTGCCGGATGTTACTCTCCAATGCCGCGAAGCGCTTGGGTTTCTCAGCCCGTGCTTACCATCGTATTCAACGTCTGGCCAGGACCATTGCCGATCTTGAAGGTGAAAAACAGATCCTCCCTCAGCACTTGGCGGAGGCCATTCAATATCGGGTGACCATGAAAGATCGTGCCGCCAATCGGTAA
- a CDS encoding aldehyde dehydrogenase family protein, whose protein sequence is MRKAYVAGQWLETDKTLDVINPYNNEVVDRVAQCGPNEIDRALDAAVDALEETSRMQPYERAACLAKIRDGIEARADEFARVLSQENGKTLPESKLEVARAVATFDIAVGEATRIYGESYDLGINAMGAGRRAMVRKYPIGVVSAIAPFNFPMNLAVHKIAPALAVGCPVVLKPASMTPITALMMAEVIEQSGWPLKAFSVVPCNRAAGQMLVEDERIKLLSFTGSPEVGWKMKAEAGKKKVVLELGGNAGLIIDHNIKDWDHLIQRSVLGAFYQCGQVCISVQRIFVHQDVMGEFRARFKKAAEALVSGDPLDAATTLGPVIDRANVERLQEWVKEALDQGAELVSGNTVAAVGAGNSMSATILEEVDQGCRVNADEAFGPVVTLTPVQSMEEAFHLVNNSRFGLQCGLFTQDFDTVIKALDELEVGGIIHNDVPSFRVDNMPYGGVKDSGLGREGVKYAMEDMLEPRVLVYNAG, encoded by the coding sequence ATGAGAAAAGCCTACGTGGCTGGTCAGTGGCTTGAGACCGATAAAACACTGGATGTCATCAATCCCTATAACAATGAAGTGGTGGATCGTGTCGCTCAGTGTGGCCCCAATGAAATCGATCGTGCTCTAGATGCCGCGGTGGATGCATTGGAAGAAACCAGCCGTATGCAGCCATACGAGCGGGCGGCGTGTCTGGCAAAAATTCGAGATGGTATTGAGGCACGTGCCGATGAATTCGCCAGGGTACTGAGTCAGGAAAATGGTAAGACGCTTCCTGAGTCCAAGTTGGAAGTTGCCCGTGCTGTGGCCACCTTTGACATTGCGGTGGGTGAAGCTACGCGGATCTATGGGGAATCCTACGATCTGGGCATTAATGCCATGGGGGCCGGGCGTCGTGCCATGGTGCGTAAGTATCCCATTGGCGTCGTCTCAGCCATTGCCCCTTTTAATTTTCCGATGAATCTAGCGGTTCATAAAATTGCCCCCGCTTTGGCGGTTGGCTGCCCCGTTGTTTTAAAACCAGCTTCCATGACCCCCATCACAGCACTGATGATGGCTGAGGTGATTGAACAATCGGGCTGGCCGCTGAAAGCTTTTTCTGTGGTGCCGTGTAACCGTGCGGCAGGTCAGATGTTGGTGGAGGATGAGCGCATCAAATTGCTCTCGTTTACGGGCTCACCCGAGGTGGGTTGGAAAATGAAAGCAGAAGCGGGCAAGAAAAAAGTGGTGCTGGAGCTGGGGGGTAATGCTGGGCTGATCATTGATCATAATATTAAGGATTGGGACCATCTCATCCAACGTTCTGTCCTGGGGGCATTTTATCAATGCGGTCAGGTGTGTATCTCTGTGCAGCGTATTTTTGTGCATCAGGATGTCATGGGTGAATTCCGTGCACGCTTTAAAAAGGCAGCAGAAGCGTTGGTTTCTGGCGATCCCTTAGATGCCGCAACAACGTTAGGTCCTGTGATTGACCGTGCCAATGTTGAGCGTCTGCAAGAGTGGGTTAAGGAGGCCTTGGACCAAGGTGCTGAGCTGGTTTCGGGCAACACGGTTGCTGCAGTTGGGGCGGGTAACTCTATGTCCGCAACCATCTTGGAGGAGGTCGATCAGGGGTGTCGCGTCAATGCCGATGAAGCTTTTGGCCCTGTTGTGACCTTAACCCCCGTGCAGAGTATGGAAGAGGCTTTTCACCTGGTGAACAACTCTCGCTTTGGTCTGCAATGTGGCCTGTTTACACAGGACTTTGATACGGTGATTAAGGCGTTGGATGAGTTGGAGGTTGGCGGCATTATTCATAACGATGTCCCCAGTTTCCGGGTCGACAATATGCCCTATGGTGGTGTGAAGGACTCTGGGCTTGGGCGTGAAGGGGTTAAATACGCGATGGAAGATATGTTAGAGCCCCGTGTTCTGGTCTATAACGCGGGTTAG
- a CDS encoding accessory factor UbiK family protein: MQLDNAFIDRIAQNVLGVVSSVGETREEMIRKVREVVREGVEHFDLVTRDEFEVARKMAANARIQLDALEARVEELEKKLNSESSDES, encoded by the coding sequence ATGCAGTTGGATAACGCTTTTATTGATCGTATTGCTCAAAACGTTTTGGGTGTGGTCTCTTCGGTTGGGGAAACCCGTGAGGAGATGATCCGCAAAGTGCGTGAAGTGGTACGTGAGGGCGTAGAGCATTTTGATCTGGTTACCCGTGATGAGTTTGAAGTGGCACGGAAGATGGCCGCCAATGCCCGTATTCAGCTTGATGCCTTGGAAGCGCGGGTAGAAGAGCTGGAAAAAAAACTAAATAGTGAAAGCTCAGACGAGTCTTAA
- a CDS encoding U32 family peptidase — translation MKLSIGPVLFDWGKNGFRDFYKKMAFETEADILYIGEVVCSKRYNLTPDEMVKLAEELKSSGKELVFSTLGLVMNEPEQQALRDIVAACKDLGIRYEANDMAAFYVGEGQPAVAGPHITTYNPESADFLTTIGVDRIVMPVELSMDTVAMMIRKSSVPAEYELFAYGKIPLTFSARCYTSRAYNLPKSNCQYKCGDFADGMVMRTQEGKPLLTVNGIQTMSDKVFNVVDEMDAMASGGVDIARLSPQSKNMVEVVALWKQASEGKISGQEARTKLIDMNNGQDFCNGYFHGRAGLDFVDASMVQSEQLA, via the coding sequence ATGAAACTCTCCATTGGACCGGTGCTGTTTGATTGGGGCAAAAACGGCTTCCGCGATTTTTATAAAAAGATGGCCTTTGAAACCGAGGCCGATATTCTCTACATCGGTGAGGTGGTCTGCTCCAAGCGCTACAACCTTACCCCAGATGAAATGGTGAAATTGGCTGAAGAGTTAAAATCTTCAGGCAAAGAGTTGGTCTTCTCAACCTTGGGTTTGGTGATGAACGAGCCTGAGCAACAGGCTCTGCGGGATATTGTCGCGGCATGTAAGGATCTGGGTATCCGCTACGAGGCCAACGATATGGCGGCCTTCTATGTAGGGGAAGGGCAACCTGCGGTGGCGGGGCCACACATCACCACCTATAATCCAGAATCGGCCGATTTTCTCACCACCATTGGTGTGGACCGTATTGTCATGCCTGTGGAACTCTCCATGGATACCGTTGCGATGATGATTCGCAAAAGTAGTGTTCCTGCTGAGTATGAGCTGTTTGCTTACGGTAAAATTCCACTGACTTTCTCGGCCCGCTGTTATACCTCTCGTGCGTATAACCTGCCAAAATCCAACTGTCAGTATAAGTGTGGTGATTTTGCCGATGGTATGGTGATGCGTACCCAGGAAGGCAAGCCTCTGTTGACGGTAAATGGTATTCAAACCATGTCGGATAAAGTATTCAACGTGGTCGATGAGATGGATGCCATGGCAAGTGGGGGGGTTGATATCGCCCGTTTATCTCCGCAAAGTAAAAACATGGTGGAAGTTGTGGCATTGTGGAAACAGGCCTCAGAGGGTAAGATCTCTGGCCAAGAAGCCCGGACCAAATTGATTGACATGAATAACGGTCAGGATTTCTGTAATGGTTATTTCCACGGTCGGGCGGGTCTCGATTTTGTAGATGCCAGTATGGTGCAGTCTGAACAGTTGGCTTGA
- the ubiU gene encoding ubiquinone anaerobic biosynthesis protein UbiU: MDRVEVLAPAGNLPSLKAAVDAGADAVYFGFRNATNARNFEGLNFSEEEAIEGIEYCDKRGAKANVVLNTYPQIENPREWYETVDMAAKHGANALIVANMALLKYAHETYPDLALHLSVQASASNYEAVNFYKKHFDIKRVILPRVLTVPEIVALKEKTDVELEVFAFGGLCVMAEGRCYLSSYVTGVSPNIEGVCSPARHVQFENQGDKLQTRLNDVLIAEYDEGEEAAYPTICKGRFEANDQIYHVMEEPSSLNILEMLPEVIEAGVASLKIEGRQRTKSYVSTVTKTMRQAVDAYYANPDRFRAKGSWLRTLNQTSEGATHTLGTYQENWQ, from the coding sequence ATGGACAGAGTCGAAGTTCTTGCACCGGCTGGTAATCTTCCTTCGCTTAAAGCGGCGGTAGATGCTGGAGCCGATGCCGTTTATTTTGGTTTTCGCAACGCAACCAATGCGCGAAACTTTGAAGGCCTTAACTTCAGTGAAGAAGAGGCCATTGAAGGTATTGAGTATTGTGATAAGCGCGGTGCTAAAGCCAATGTGGTGCTTAATACCTACCCTCAGATCGAAAACCCCAGAGAGTGGTATGAGACGGTGGATATGGCGGCCAAGCATGGCGCTAATGCACTGATTGTTGCCAATATGGCGCTGCTCAAGTATGCCCATGAGACCTACCCAGACTTGGCTTTGCATCTGTCGGTACAGGCCTCAGCCAGTAATTATGAAGCCGTCAATTTCTATAAAAAGCACTTTGATATCAAGCGGGTTATCTTACCCCGTGTGCTCACTGTGCCGGAAATTGTCGCCTTGAAAGAAAAGACAGATGTGGAGCTTGAGGTCTTTGCTTTTGGTGGTTTGTGTGTCATGGCCGAAGGGCGTTGTTATCTCTCCTCTTATGTGACGGGTGTCTCACCCAACATTGAGGGGGTCTGCTCACCGGCTAGGCATGTGCAGTTTGAAAATCAAGGCGATAAGCTGCAAACCCGACTCAATGATGTGCTCATTGCTGAGTATGATGAAGGGGAGGAGGCAGCCTATCCGACCATTTGCAAAGGGCGCTTTGAAGCCAACGACCAGATCTACCATGTGATGGAAGAGCCAAGCTCTCTTAATATCCTGGAGATGTTGCCTGAGGTGATTGAAGCAGGTGTGGCCAGCTTAAAAATTGAAGGCCGGCAGCGCACCAAATCCTATGTTTCGACGGTGACTAAAACCATGCGTCAAGCGGTGGATGCCTATTACGCCAATCCGGATCGTTTCCGGGCCAAGGGCAGTTGGCTGCGTACACTTAACCAAACCTCAGAGGGCGCTACCCATACCCTGGGTACCTATCAGGAGAACTGGCAGTAA
- a CDS encoding UbiX family flavin prenyltransferase: MSSAHVHEKPKYPVLVALTGASGAIYGLRLIERLLAEGQRVNVVITRAAQDVITHEVGLELREENADLQARLDAHFPNAGGRLKYLRRDDWFCPEVSGSSGNRPMVICPCSMGTLAAIANGLSDNVIERAADVALKERRKLILVPRETPLSEIHLENMLKLTRMGAVMMPAMPGFYHGVQSVDDMVDFIVARIMDHLGVPMRQTPRWGG, from the coding sequence ATGTCCAGTGCCCATGTTCATGAAAAACCGAAATATCCGGTTCTTGTTGCTCTGACAGGTGCCTCTGGTGCCATCTATGGTTTGCGTTTGATTGAACGGTTGCTTGCCGAAGGGCAGCGGGTCAATGTGGTTATTACCCGTGCCGCTCAGGATGTGATTACTCATGAGGTTGGGTTGGAGCTTAGAGAGGAAAATGCCGATCTTCAAGCTCGGTTGGATGCTCACTTTCCCAATGCGGGTGGCCGACTGAAATATTTGCGGCGTGATGATTGGTTTTGCCCTGAGGTATCCGGTTCTTCAGGTAACCGCCCCATGGTGATCTGCCCTTGCTCTATGGGAACCTTGGCCGCGATTGCCAACGGTTTATCGGATAATGTCATTGAGCGGGCCGCCGATGTGGCATTAAAAGAGCGACGTAAACTCATTTTGGTACCCCGTGAGACGCCTCTGTCGGAAATTCATCTGGAAAACATGCTCAAGCTTACCCGTATGGGGGCGGTGATGATGCCCGCCATGCCTGGCTTTTACCATGGCGTTCAGAGTGTGGATGATATGGTGGATTTTATAGTGGCGCGTATTATGGATCATCTTGGTGTGCCCATGCGCCAGACCCCCCGTTGGGGCGGTTAA
- a CDS encoding homoserine kinase, whose product MSVYTTIDLAELTPFLARHDIGDPLNLEGISEGVVNTNYRLTTSRGIYILTLVESGQSDYLPWMLALLAHCRERGLPCPLPIADHNGQILHTLKALPTTLVSFLDGSSPEAPTPGQAWQVGRLLARLHHSAQSFDYPRQNPLGPPEWGAILSQLTPLLTQDQEIQTLLQKTLNESETVLFCHKTLPMGIGHADLFPDNTLFDGEVLTGAIDFHYACTLPWIYDLAITLCAWGFDETGEPLPKMLKEVWRGYAEARPIDPEELAILPMAMRAAALRFTLTRMRDFHFPRPGDQVTRKDPEPFLRRLRWLDENPKLIRSLGRE is encoded by the coding sequence ATGTCGGTATACACCACCATTGATCTGGCGGAACTCACCCCATTTTTGGCACGCCATGATATTGGTGACCCTTTAAACCTGGAAGGCATCAGTGAAGGGGTCGTCAACACCAACTACCGTCTTACTACCAGCCGAGGCATCTACATTCTTACCTTGGTAGAGAGCGGCCAGAGTGACTACCTTCCTTGGATGTTAGCTTTATTGGCGCACTGCCGGGAACGTGGCCTGCCCTGCCCTTTACCCATTGCCGATCACAACGGCCAAATTCTGCACACCCTCAAAGCACTCCCCACCACCCTGGTCAGCTTTTTGGATGGCTCTTCACCTGAAGCCCCGACACCCGGACAAGCTTGGCAGGTAGGCCGCTTATTAGCACGACTGCACCATAGCGCTCAGAGTTTTGATTATCCACGACAAAACCCCTTAGGCCCACCGGAATGGGGCGCGATTTTAAGTCAGCTCACGCCTCTACTGACACAAGATCAGGAGATACAAACGCTCCTACAAAAAACCTTAAATGAGAGTGAAACGGTTCTATTTTGCCATAAAACGCTGCCTATGGGTATTGGTCATGCCGATCTTTTTCCAGATAACACACTTTTTGATGGTGAAGTACTGACCGGCGCCATTGATTTTCATTATGCCTGCACCCTTCCCTGGATTTATGATCTGGCGATCACGCTCTGTGCTTGGGGCTTTGATGAAACCGGCGAACCTCTGCCTAAGATGCTCAAAGAGGTCTGGCGTGGTTATGCAGAAGCACGCCCTATTGATCCTGAAGAGTTGGCAATACTACCGATGGCCATGCGTGCGGCAGCCCTACGCTTTACCTTAACCCGCATGCGAGATTTTCATTTTCCCCGTCCAGGAGATCAGGTCACTCGCAAAGATCCTGAGCCTTTTCTCCGACGTTTACGCTGGTTGGATGAAAATCCCAAACTCATCCGCTCCTTAGGGCGTGAGTAA
- the ychF gene encoding redox-regulated ATPase YchF: MALQCGIVGLPNVGKSTTFNALTAAGAESANYPFCTIEPNVGVVVIPDPRLDALAKIVNPQKVLPTTMEFLDIAGLVEGASKGEGLGNQFLGHIRQVDAIVHLVRCFEDDDITHVADSIDPLRDIEIIDTELILADMTTAEKRYATVIKKAKSGEKEAKIQAAALEKVMAGFNDGKAMRSLDLSKEEQATLAELFFLTNKPVLYLCNVSEDLVADAQTAGQHPLVDRVREHAQDEAAEVVALCGSIEAEIAELEGEEKSAFLEDLGLEESGLDRLIRGAYKLLGLQTYFTAGVKEVRAWTVKNGATAPEAAGVIHTDFQKGFIRAEVTSYDDFISCNGEAGAKEKGKLRLEGKEYRVSDGDVMHFRFNV, translated from the coding sequence ATGGCTCTGCAATGCGGCATCGTCGGTCTACCCAACGTTGGTAAATCCACCACCTTCAACGCGCTCACTGCTGCTGGAGCCGAATCGGCCAACTATCCGTTTTGCACCATTGAGCCCAATGTTGGGGTGGTGGTTATTCCTGACCCTCGTTTGGATGCTCTGGCAAAGATTGTAAACCCCCAAAAAGTACTGCCCACCACCATGGAGTTTTTGGATATTGCTGGCTTGGTGGAAGGGGCCAGTAAAGGGGAGGGGCTGGGTAACCAGTTTTTAGGTCACATCCGCCAAGTGGATGCGATTGTGCATTTGGTCCGCTGTTTTGAAGATGATGATATCACCCATGTGGCCGACTCGATCGATCCGCTTAGGGATATTGAGATTATTGATACCGAGCTGATTTTGGCAGATATGACCACGGCTGAAAAACGTTATGCCACGGTCATTAAAAAAGCCAAAAGTGGTGAAAAAGAGGCCAAAATTCAAGCCGCTGCACTTGAAAAAGTGATGGCGGGCTTTAATGATGGCAAAGCCATGCGTAGCTTGGATTTAAGCAAAGAAGAGCAAGCCACCCTGGCAGAGCTCTTCTTCCTAACCAATAAGCCGGTGCTTTACCTTTGCAATGTCTCTGAAGATCTGGTGGCCGATGCTCAGACAGCGGGTCAGCACCCTTTGGTGGATAGGGTGCGTGAGCATGCGCAAGATGAAGCTGCGGAAGTGGTGGCGCTGTGTGGATCCATTGAAGCTGAAATTGCTGAGCTTGAGGGTGAAGAAAAGTCGGCATTTTTGGAGGACCTGGGGCTGGAAGAGTCAGGCTTAGATCGTTTGATCCGTGGTGCTTACAAACTCTTAGGGTTGCAAACCTATTTTACAGCAGGGGTTAAAGAGGTGCGGGCCTGGACTGTGAAAAATGGGGCGACTGCACCAGAGGCGGCTGGAGTGATTCACACCGACTTCCAAAAAGGTTTTATCCGTGCGGAAGTGACCAGTTATGATGACTTTATCAGCTGTAATGGTGAAGCTGGGGCCAAAGAAAAAGGCAAATTGCGTTTGGAAGGTAAAGAGTACCGGGTGTCGGATGGGGATGTGATGCATTTCCGCTTTAATGTTTAA
- the pth gene encoding aminoacyl-tRNA hydrolase yields MAILLVGLGNPGDKYRDTRHNLGWDAIDIIRDDYPLSSASSRFKGRFGSGVVNGEKVYWLMPETYMNLSGESVGEAARYYNIEPAQVVVFHDDMDLALGKIKMKVGGGHGGHNGLKSIQQHLGTADFVRIRLGIGRPPAKWDPAKYVLAHFTKEERDGVMPVLQALSRHCLASFQAGNLPDAMNRLARAINPAHPPKEKKKKPVKPEGDEATKELATPKKELSALAQAFEKAKDGVE; encoded by the coding sequence ATGGCCATCCTATTGGTTGGTTTGGGCAACCCTGGTGATAAATACCGTGATACCCGGCATAATTTGGGCTGGGATGCCATAGATATTATCCGTGATGATTATCCGTTAAGCTCAGCCAGCTCCCGCTTTAAGGGGCGGTTTGGTTCTGGGGTTGTGAATGGCGAGAAGGTCTATTGGCTCATGCCGGAAACCTACATGAACCTTTCGGGTGAATCGGTGGGCGAGGCTGCGCGGTATTATAATATTGAACCTGCCCAGGTTGTTGTCTTCCACGATGATATGGATCTTGCCTTGGGTAAGATTAAAATGAAGGTGGGGGGCGGCCATGGCGGGCACAATGGCTTAAAGTCAATCCAGCAGCATCTTGGAACGGCAGACTTTGTGCGGATTCGCTTGGGTATCGGACGTCCGCCCGCCAAGTGGGACCCGGCTAAATATGTGCTGGCCCACTTTACCAAAGAGGAACGGGATGGTGTTATGCCTGTTCTACAGGCGTTGTCGCGGCACTGTTTGGCCTCTTTTCAAGCGGGCAATCTGCCAGATGCGATGAACCGTCTGGCTCGAGCCATCAACCCTGCGCATCCGCCCAAAGAGAAAAAGAAAAAGCCCGTAAAGCCCGAAGGGGATGAGGCTACAAAAGAGCTGGCCACACCTAAAAAAGAGCTTTCAGCACTGGCTCAGGCTTTTGAAAAAGCCAAGGATGGGGTTGAGTAA
- a CDS encoding 50S ribosomal protein L25/general stress protein Ctc, with protein sequence MAKFDTVTREGLGKGVARKLRQQGRIPAVLYGAGKENVNLDMELNSFSVSIAGLGATLFITPHELSIDGNVEKVLVRGIQRHPVTDMPEHVDFLRLDADKLIMVRVPVHVVNEIDAPGLKRGGIIQIVRHELEIQCKAGNIPTQIQVDCSALDIGRSVHIDDIDLPEGSRVFTDVNFTVVAMVGVKGEEVASEDDAEEESEEA encoded by the coding sequence ATGGCAAAATTTGATACCGTGACGCGTGAAGGGCTCGGCAAGGGGGTGGCCCGTAAGCTGCGTCAACAGGGCCGTATTCCTGCTGTGCTTTATGGAGCTGGCAAAGAGAACGTGAACCTGGATATGGAACTGAACTCGTTCAGTGTGTCCATCGCCGGTTTAGGTGCAACCCTGTTCATTACCCCCCATGAGCTGAGCATTGACGGCAACGTTGAGAAGGTTCTGGTCCGTGGTATTCAGCGTCACCCTGTGACCGATATGCCTGAGCATGTTGACTTCCTGCGTCTGGATGCCGACAAGCTGATCATGGTTCGTGTACCTGTGCATGTGGTTAATGAGATTGATGCACCTGGCCTGAAGCGTGGTGGTATCATCCAGATCGTTCGTCACGAGCTGGAAATTCAGTGTAAAGCCGGTAACATTCCTACCCAGATTCAGGTGGACTGCTCTGCACTGGATATCGGTAGATCGGTACACATTGATGATATCGATCTGCCTGAGGGTTCCAGAGTCTTCACCGATGTTAACTTCACCGTGGTTGCGATGGTGGGTGTTAAAGGTGAAGAAGTTGCTTCAGAAGATGATGCCGAAGAAGAGAGTGAAGAGGCCTAA